The window CCCGACTTGCGCGAACCGCCGTCCCCTCGCTGGCGTCGACATGGAGGAGTTTCATCGCGGTCCTTGGTATCGGTTTGTAACCGAGGCTCTATAAGTTACTCTTAGAGCCTGATCGCAAGGAGGCACATGATTGGAACGCAGGCACGCCGATGATCCCATCCCCGGCTACACGGGCGCGGAATCCCACGACTGCCGGATGGTGAACTCGGTGCTGGCGCGGGTCGGCGACAAGTGGACCGTGCTGGTGGTGATGTTCCTCGCCGACGGCTCCAAGCGCTTCAACGAGCTCAAACGACTGATCGGAGGCGTGTCCCAGCGGATGCTGACCCTGACGCTGCGCGGTCTCGAGCGCGACGGGCTCGTGACGCGGACCATGACACCGAGCATTCCGCCGCGGGTCGATTACGAGCTCACCGATCTCGGCCGTTCGCTGCAGACGCACGCCGTCGCGCTTGCTCGCTGGGCGAAAGAGAACCGGCCGGCGATCGAACGCGCCCGCACGGCGTTCGACGACGAGCGCAGGGAAGCGTCATGAGCAGGCCCCGGCAGGTCTTGTGCGGCGGGCGGCACCGCCCGAACGCAGCGCACGGCGGAACGTTGGACCGCGCTCACTCCTGCGCATCAGGATACTGGGGTTGAGCGACGCGTCGGCCAAGCCTCGGAACACGCCGCCGCTCATTCTGACGCTCCGCCTCGATCAGGCGCGGCAGCTCAGGTTCGACGCGCTGCGCCAGGAGCACTTTCCTCCGGAGCGCAATTACCTTTCGGCGCACGTCACCCTGTTCCACCATCTCCCCGGCGAAGAGGTCCTGGAGATCATCGAACGCCTCCGCGCGATCATGGACGGACGCCCTCCGCCCTCGGTGACGGTGGACTCCGTGGCGTCGCTTGGCCGCGG is drawn from Methylopila sp. 73B and contains these coding sequences:
- a CDS encoding helix-turn-helix domain-containing protein, whose product is MERRHADDPIPGYTGAESHDCRMVNSVLARVGDKWTVLVVMFLADGSKRFNELKRLIGGVSQRMLTLTLRGLERDGLVTRTMTPSIPPRVDYELTDLGRSLQTHAVALARWAKENRPAIERARTAFDDERREAS